The following coding sequences are from one Seonamhaeicola sp. ML3 window:
- a CDS encoding type IX secretion system membrane protein PorP/SprF: MKRIKHFLIAIALTCCASGIAQQLPQFTQYMYNTISINPAYAGSREALSINGLHRSQWVGFRGGPITQTLSIHTPLRNDRIGLGLSFIEDDLGPQNFTYLYADFSYAIPTGSNGKLAFGIKGGFTQFSFDTDFRLDQNNINDPLIFGIEDRWTPNIGAGVYWSTDRIYAGLSAPRILNNDFSNRSDEFEALERISYYFTLGGVFFINDNLKYKPSGLIKATNGAPISIDLASSVLINDKIWIGGTFRINRFTEAYGVYSDFQISRQLRIGYAYEKPLSDIASYTSGTHEVLLIYEFKFLSSKLKSPRYF, translated from the coding sequence ATGAAACGTATAAAACATTTTTTAATCGCTATTGCACTGACTTGTTGTGCCTCGGGAATTGCTCAGCAGCTTCCCCAGTTCACACAATACATGTACAATACTATTTCCATAAACCCAGCTTATGCTGGTAGCAGGGAAGCGTTAAGTATTAATGGATTACATAGAAGCCAATGGGTTGGTTTTAGAGGCGGTCCAATTACACAAACGTTATCGATTCATACACCACTTAGAAATGATAGGATAGGCCTAGGGTTATCGTTCATTGAAGATGATTTGGGTCCTCAAAACTTTACTTACTTGTATGCCGATTTCTCATATGCCATTCCTACAGGAAGCAACGGTAAATTAGCATTTGGTATCAAAGGAGGATTTACCCAATTTAGTTTCGATACAGATTTTAGACTCGACCAAAATAACATAAATGACCCATTGATTTTTGGTATTGAGGACAGATGGACCCCAAACATTGGTGCTGGTGTATATTGGAGTACCGATAGAATTTATGCAGGTTTATCTGCACCTAGAATTCTTAATAACGACTTCAGTAATAGGTCTGATGAGTTTGAAGCTTTAGAAAGAATAAGTTATTATTTCACATTAGGAGGAGTATTTTTCATAAATGATAATCTAAAATATAAACCATCCGGCCTTATAAAAGCAACCAATGGTGCTCCAATTTCTATAGACCTAGCATCTAGCGTATTAATTAATGATAAAATCTGGATTGGTGGTACTTTCCGAATTAACAGATTTACTGAGGCATATGGTGTATATAGTGACTTTCAAATTTCAAGACAATTAAGAATTGGATATGCTTATGAAAAACCTTTATCTGATATTGCTTCTTATACCTCTGGAACCCATGAAGTTCTGTTGATATACGAATTCAAATTCTTAAGTTCTAAATTAAAATCACCAAGATATTTCTAA